The Campylobacter lari genome window below encodes:
- a CDS encoding adenosylmethionine--8-amino-7-oxononanoate transaminase, with translation MNLKELDLKHIWHPCTQMSDHEFLPLIPIKKAKGVYLYDFDEKSYIDCISSWWVNIFGHCNEYINEKIKDQLQNLEHVLLAGFSHEPIIKLSQRLCKLLPFDKCFFADNGSSAIEVALKMSFQYHLNNGSKKDKFLSLSNSYHGETLGALSVGDVALYKKTYEPLLLKSITTPVPTSKDYTKELEILESILKNHHHEICSFILEPLLQCAGNMHMYELGYLDEAVKLAKDYGVQVIFDEIATGFGRTGEMFALDYCSQSIDYICLSKAITGGYLPLSVVLTKDEIYEKFYDSYESQKAFLHSHSYTGNALACAAANATLDIFEKENIITKNKIKSAFIKTQWESLKEFDFLGNFRNLGMVSAFDIQKSKYQRAGLEVFQRALEKGLLLRPLGNTIYFMPPYVINEDEIAYIVQSLREIFKDF, from the coding sequence ATGAATTTAAAAGAACTAGACTTAAAACACATTTGGCACCCTTGCACGCAAATGAGCGATCATGAGTTTTTACCTTTAATACCTATAAAAAAGGCTAAGGGAGTGTATTTGTATGATTTTGATGAAAAATCCTACATAGACTGCATTAGCTCTTGGTGGGTAAATATCTTTGGCCATTGTAATGAATACATCAATGAAAAAATCAAAGATCAACTTCAAAATTTAGAGCATGTCTTGCTTGCAGGCTTTTCACATGAGCCTATCATAAAGCTTTCGCAAAGACTTTGTAAGCTTTTACCTTTTGATAAATGCTTTTTTGCAGACAATGGTAGTTCAGCCATAGAAGTGGCTTTAAAAATGAGCTTTCAATACCACTTAAACAATGGCTCTAAAAAGGATAAATTCTTATCGCTTAGCAATTCTTACCACGGAGAAACCTTAGGCGCATTAAGCGTTGGCGATGTAGCACTTTATAAAAAAACCTACGAGCCTTTACTTTTAAAAAGTATCACAACACCTGTGCCAACAAGCAAGGACTATACAAAAGAACTTGAAATTTTAGAAAGTATTTTAAAAAATCATCATCATGAAATTTGTTCTTTTATACTCGAGCCTTTACTTCAATGTGCAGGCAATATGCATATGTACGAGCTTGGGTATTTAGATGAGGCAGTTAAACTTGCTAAAGATTATGGTGTGCAAGTGATATTTGATGAGATAGCCACAGGTTTTGGACGCACAGGGGAAATGTTTGCGCTTGATTATTGCTCACAAAGTATTGATTATATATGTCTTTCTAAAGCTATCACGGGTGGGTATTTACCACTTTCAGTGGTGCTTACTAAAGATGAAATTTATGAGAAATTTTATGATAGTTATGAGAGCCAAAAGGCCTTTTTACACTCTCACTCCTACACAGGTAATGCCCTAGCTTGTGCAGCGGCTAATGCGACTTTGGATATTTTTGAAAAAGAAAATATCATCACAAAAAATAAAATCAAAAGTGCTTTTATAAAAACTCAATGGGAGAGTTTAAAAGAATTTGACTTTTTAGGAAATTTTAGAAATTTAGGCATGGTAAGTGCATTTGATATACAAAAAAGCAAATATCAAAGAGCAGGACTTGAAGTCTTTCAAAGAGCCTTAGAAAAAGGCTTGCTTTTAAGACCACTTGGAAATACAATTTATTTCATGCCACCATATGTTATAAATGAAGATGAAATTGCTTATATAGTGCAGTCTTTAAGAGAGATTTTCAAGGATTTTTGA
- a CDS encoding tetratricopeptide repeat protein yields the protein MYANGQGIKKDNFKAVELYQKACGLNSRDGCFNLGVMYMDGKGVRKDNFKAVELYQKACGLEKGLGCFNLGVMYEKGYGIRKDNFKAVELYQKSCNLNEGSGCSNLGFMYANGYGVKKDNFKAVELYVKACNLNDGVGCSNLGVMYALGKGVRKDTSKALEYFGKACDLKNDLGCQAYARLKQ from the coding sequence ATGTATGCAAATGGACAAGGTATAAAAAAGGATAATTTCAAAGCAGTAGAATTATATCAAAAAGCATGTGGTTTAAATAGTAGAGATGGTTGTTTTAATCTAGGTGTTATGTATATGGATGGAAAAGGTGTAAGAAAAGATAATTTCAAAGCAGTGGAATTGTATCAAAAAGCATGTGGTTTAGAAAAAGGCTTGGGTTGTTTTAATCTTGGTGTAATGTATGAAAAAGGTTATGGTATAAGAAAAGATAATTTTAAAGCGGTAGAATTGTATCAAAAATCATGTAATTTAAATGAAGGCTCTGGTTGTTCTAATCTTGGTTTTATGTATGCAAATGGGTATGGTGTAAAAAAAGATAATTTTAAAGCAGTTGAACTTTATGTAAAAGCTTGTAATTTAAATGATGGGGTTGGTTGTTCTAATCTTGGAGTTATGTATGCACTTGGAAAAGGCGTTAGAAAAGACACTTCTAAGGCTTTAGAATATTTTGGCAAGGCTTGTGATTTAAAAAATGATTTAGGTTGTCAAGCTTACGCAAGGCTTAAACAATAA
- a CDS encoding DMT family transporter: MIERTKISSNFGWFMVILGGLVECFWVSGLKYSTEIWHYALTAIGVCISFTCFLKACERLEVSIAYSVFVGIGTVGVVLNEMFIFNEPSSITKLTLIAILLLSIIGLKIISKEAK, translated from the coding sequence ATGATTGAAAGAACAAAAATAAGCTCTAATTTTGGTTGGTTTATGGTAATTTTAGGTGGTTTGGTTGAGTGTTTTTGGGTAAGTGGTTTAAAATACTCTACTGAAATTTGGCATTATGCTTTAACAGCCATTGGAGTTTGTATATCTTTTACATGTTTTTTGAAAGCTTGTGAAAGACTTGAAGTAAGTATTGCTTATAGTGTTTTTGTAGGTATTGGCACGGTTGGAGTGGTGCTTAATGAGATGTTTATTTTCAATGAGCCAAGCTCTATTACCAAGCTTACTTTAATAGCCATTTTGCTTTTAAGTATCATAGGCCTTAAAATCATTAGCAAGGAAGCTAAGTAA
- the bioD gene encoding dethiobiotin synthase has product MKIYISGIDTDVGKTYLSARICKELGFDYFKLIQAGTPKDSEVVAEFSPKTKIFKEGVFLQTPASPHKGRILENLNYKAFDIQIPQSDKLIIELAGGLFSPLDDEKTMIDYMSAFKHPTILVAKDYLGSINHTLLSIEALKQRDIKILALILKTQDTFSKDFISNYAKIPIIEFDDKVCEKLSKILENLS; this is encoded by the coding sequence ATGAAAATATACATTAGCGGTATAGACACAGATGTTGGTAAAACTTATCTAAGTGCTAGAATTTGTAAAGAATTGGGTTTTGATTATTTTAAGCTTATCCAAGCAGGCACGCCAAAAGATAGCGAGGTAGTAGCTGAGTTTAGCCCAAAAACTAAGATTTTCAAAGAAGGCGTGTTTTTACAAACTCCTGCTTCACCACACAAAGGTAGGATTTTAGAGAATTTAAATTATAAAGCTTTTGATATACAAATTCCACAAAGTGATAAACTCATCATCGAGCTAGCTGGTGGGCTTTTTTCGCCCCTTGATGATGAAAAAACAATGATTGATTATATGAGTGCGTTTAAGCACCCTACGATTTTAGTCGCAAAAGACTATCTAGGAAGTATCAATCACACGCTTTTAAGCATAGAAGCACTAAAACAAAGAGATATTAAAATCCTTGCTTTAATCTTAAAAACCCAAGATACTTTTAGCAAGGATTTTATAAGCAATTACGCTAAAATTCCTATCATAGAATTTGATGATAAAGTGTGTGAAAAACTTTCAAAAATCCTTGAAAATCTCTCTTAA
- a CDS encoding DMT family transporter codes for MEWFFLFLATAFEIFGVIIMKQLVSTKNKLYLLALIVCFAFSFGFLSLSMQSIAMSVAYSIWTGAGTAGGVIIGVLFYKESKSFLKLFLIALIIACTVGLKILS; via the coding sequence ATGGAATGGTTCTTTTTGTTTTTGGCGACTGCTTTTGAAATTTTTGGCGTGATTATTATGAAACAACTTGTAAGCACTAAAAATAAGCTTTATCTTTTAGCTTTGATAGTGTGTTTTGCTTTTTCATTTGGATTTTTAAGCCTTAGTATGCAAAGTATTGCTATGAGTGTGGCTTATTCTATATGGACAGGAGCTGGAACTGCAGGCGGGGTTATCATAGGGGTGCTTTTTTATAAAGAAAGCAAAAGCTTTTTAAAGCTTTTTTTGATTGCTCTTATCATTGCTTGCACCGTGGGTTTAAAAATACTTTCATAG